Within Bdellovibrionales bacterium, the genomic segment CTGAAATACTGCACATTGCGCTCATGGCAATTCCCAAAAAATCAAGGGCAAAGGCAACTGGCTCACCATGAAAATTTCCACAAGACAAGACCTTGTCCTCATCGGCAAACACCAAGGGATTATCCGTGCTCGAATTTGCCTCTATCTCAAGAGTGCGACAAGTGCTTCGCAAAACATCTTTTGCCGCTCCATGGACCGCCGGTATGCAACGAAGGGAATATGCATCCTGAACTCGACTGCAATCGGCGTGAGCCTCCGCAATCGATGAGGTTGGGCCTAAAATTTTCGTTAAATTGCGGGCCGTTTTTGCCTCTCCAGGATGAAGACGTGTCGCCGCAATGAGAGGATCAAAGGCCTTTCGAGAGCCCTGAAGGGCCTCAAGTGACATGGCTCCTCCAAGATCAACCATCCAAGCCAAGCGCCGTCCCTCATAGCAATTCAAGAGGCCCACCGCCGTCATCACTTGACATCCATTGATCAGAGACAATCCCTCTTTGGCTTCTAACTCGAGAGGCTTAACCCCCCTTTTAGAGAGGTATCCCAGTGCTGCAAGCTTTTTTTTGCCATCCCATACTTCTCCCTCACCCATGAGAGCTAAGGCCAAGTGTGAAAGTGGAGCCAGATCCCCACTCGCTCCAACTGATCCCTGCTGTGGAATCACTGGAATAATATCTTGGTTCAAAAACTCCAGTAACTTTTCAACAACTTCAACACGAACACCGCTGTGGCCTCGAGCCAAAGCATTCGCTCTCAGCAGCATGATCGCACGCGACTCGGCTTTGGTGAACGGCTCACCCACTCCAACGCAATGAGAGCGAATCAAGTTTTTCTGTAACTGTATTGTATCTGACTTTGAAATCTGAACCCTGCTAAAAGCCCCAAATCCGGTGTTCACCCCATACATCACATCGCCCTGTTCGATGCGCTTATTGATATACCCACGTGAATTCAACATCCCCTGACGAGCCTT encodes:
- the hutH gene encoding histidine ammonia-lyase, with translation MEINGEEITVDQVWQIAYSLPIEKVTLAEKARQGMLNSRGYINKRIEQGDVMYGVNTGFGAFSRVQISKSDTIQLQKNLIRSHCVGVGEPFTKAESRAIMLLRANALARGHSGVRVEVVEKLLEFLNQDIIPVIPQQGSVGASGDLAPLSHLALALMGEGEVWDGKKKLAALGYLSKRGVKPLELEAKEGLSLINGCQVMTAVGLLNCYEGRRLAWMVDLGGAMSLEALQGSRKAFDPLIAATRLHPGEAKTARNLTKILGPTSSIAEAHADCSRVQDAYSLRCIPAVHGAAKDVLRSTCRTLEIEANSSTDNPLVFADEDKVLSCGNFHGEPVAFALDFLGIAMSAMCSISECRIEKLMNPALSGLPAFLAPKGGLNSGLMIVQVSAASLVSENKILSHPASVDSIPTSADKEDHVSMGTIAARKLGAIIRNAENIVAMEFLCAAQGLELLAPLKPAGGVLGALELIRSEVPFAETDRAFYRDIEAIKKLIRSESLLNCIQSSVGALEW